From Nilaparvata lugens isolate BPH chromosome 7, ASM1435652v1, whole genome shotgun sequence, one genomic window encodes:
- the LOC111053323 gene encoding monocarboxylate transporter 13 isoform X2, translated as MTKCQCESNTSAQSGPPAKTSNQKVAIAECEGRDEEYEYVPPDGGWGWLVLGGTVLINLLIPGTIKSFGVLFIEFLEIFNASAVAASWIPALCYFLYCSLGPLASYLSGKLGYRTVTLIGGTCAGLGMILSFFANSITYLYVSYGILVGTGAGLSFPPGIFIVTSYFVKLRGLANGIAISGSALGSIILPPFLRFLLETYGYRGAVLIMGGLTLNVWVGAMLYEPVQYHLKKVRKQQPQLDADDQLNKNLELEDNAFPDVVILDTVGVDEVDAKILDSPESLVLGDTFKDVNQPLLNVESCNQLNRKISPTSNLGKSVFSIGSTGHLTRKIGSCSTIGGRPGMIVGSTGQISRKPSIISRQMPRVGSATQMSRKISVISNVSTSSFRYVSTAFHGSTLVGLNPEFSSQLTIKSVAKPFDCCVCCSDKRSTKTVSQTTINKTDPNSLSSLLRDPVFLIILVSNASNAIGYTNFTILLPAYAVSMGFDKSKASLLLSVVAVFDLIGRVGGSALSDWLPIDKKVYFVGGLLVSGLSLSVLPFANSYQGISVFCGIFGLASGTYVGITAVIIVDSLGEDRLASSYGISLFVNGVLQLIGPPLCGAAYEKMGSYNYIFSALGCSLIIGASVWGLLPFVKKDTKK; from the exons TTGCGATAGCGGAGTGCGAGGGCAGAGATGAAGAATACGAGTACGTTCCGCCGGAcggggggtgggggtggttggTGCTGGGAGGCACAGTGCTTATCAATCTCCTTATACCCGGAACGATAAAATCTTTCGGCGTCCTGTTCATAGAGTTCCTTGAGATTTTCAATGCTTCGGCTGTGGCTGCGTCATGGATACCTGCTCTTTGCTACTTCCTTTACTGCTCTTTAG GACCATTGGCCAGCTACTTATCTGGAAAATTGGGCTACAGAACTGTTACCTTGATTGGAGGAACATGCGCTGGATTGGGCATGATTCTCAGCTTTTTTGCCAACTCTATCACCTATTTATATGTTAG TTATGGTATTCTGGTGGGCACAGGAGCAGGTCTTTCGTTTCCACCGGGAATTTTCATTGTGACATCCTACTTCGTGAAATTGCGAGGACTAGCCAATGGCATTGCCATATCGGGGAGTGCACTCGGATCTATCATTTTGCCTCCTTTTCTAAGATTCTTGTTAGAAACTTATGGGTACAG GGGTGCAGTGCTGATAATGGGGGGCCTTACATTGAACGTGTGGGTCGGTGCCATGTTGTACGAGCCAGTTCAGTATCACCTCAAAAAAGTACGCAAACAACAACCTCAATTGGACGCTGACGATCAACTCAACAAGAATCTGGAATTGGAAGATAACGCATTCCCCGATGTGGTAATACTAGATACCGTTGGGGTCGATGAAGTTGATGCCAAGATCCTGGATTCACCCGAGAGTCTTGTACTTGGCGACACTTTCAAAGATGTCAATCAACCTCTGTTGAATGTTGAAAGTTGTAACCAACTCAACCGCAAAATCAGTCCCACTTCAAACCTCGGGAAATCTGTGTTCAGTATTGGCAGCACAGGACATCTCACTAGGAAAATTGGATCATGTTCGACTATCGGCGGTAGACCTGGTATGATAGTGGGGAGTACTGGCCAGATATCTAGAAAACCAAGCATCATTTCTCGTCAAATGCCTCGGGTAGGAAGCGCTACTCAAATGAGCCGAAAGATCAGTGTTATATCCAACGTTTCAACCTCATCTTTCAGATATGTGAGTACCGCGTTTCATGGCAGTACTCTAGTAGGCCTAAATCCTGAGTTTTCTTCACAACTCACCATCAAATCCGTTGCGAAACCGTTTGACTGTTGTGTTTGTTGCAGCGATAAACGATCGACGAAAACTGTTTCACAAACTACAATCAACAAAACGGATCCTAATAGTTTGTCCAGTTTGTTGCGGGATCCAGTCTTCCTCATCATTTTGGTATCGAATGCATCCAACGCTATCGGTTACACGAATTTCACAATCCTACTGCCAGCGTATGCTGTTTCTATGGGCTTTGACAAATCGAAGGCGTCTCTATTACTGTCAGTAGTTGCGGTGTTTGATTTGATAGGTCGAGTTGGAGGATCGGCGTTGTCCGATTGGCTCCCTATTGACAAGAAAGTGTACTTCGTGGGGGGACTTCTAGTTTCTGGGCTGTCTCTGTCTGTGCTTCCATTTGCCAACTCCTATCAAGGAATCTCGGTGTTCTGCGGTATTTTTGGCTTAGCTTCTGGTACTTATGTGGGCATAACTGCTGTGATAATTGTCGATTCGCTTGGGGAGGATCGACTGGCATCTTCTTATGGTATATCGTTGTTTGTTAATGGAGTACTACAATTGATAGGACCTCCACTGTGTGGAGCTGCATATGAAAAGATGGGCTCCTACAATTACATATTCAGCGCTTTGGGCTGTTCGCTTATTATTGGAGCCAGTGTATGGGGATTGCTGCCTTTTGTCAAGAAAGACACAAAGAAATga
- the LOC111053323 gene encoding monocarboxylate transporter 13 isoform X4, whose translation MTKCQCESNTSAQSGPPAKTSNQKVAIAECEGRDEEYEYVPPDGGWGWLVLGGTVLINLLIPGTIKSFGVLFIEFLEIFNASAVAASWIPALCYFLYCSLGPLASYLSGKLGYRTVTLIGGTCAGLGMILSFFANSITYLYVRGAVLIMGGLTLNVWVGAMLYEPVQYHLKKVRKQQPQLDADDQLNKNLELEDNAFPDVVILDTVGVDEVDAKILDSPESLVLGDTFKDVNQPLLNVESCNQLNRKISPTSNLGKSVFSIGSTGHLTRKIGSCSTIGGRPGMIVGSTGQISRKPSIISRQMPRVGSATQMSRKISVISNVSTSSFRYVSTAFHGSTLVGLNPEFSSQLTIKSVAKPFDCCVCCSDKRSTKTVSQTTINKTDPNSLSSLLRDPVFLIILVSNASNAIGYTNFTILLPAYAVSMGFDKSKASLLLSVVAVFDLIGRVGGSALSDWLPIDKKVYFVGGLLVSGLSLSVLPFANSYQGISVFCGIFGLASGTYVGITAVIIVDSLGEDRLASSYGISLFVNGVLQLIGPPLCGAAYEKMGSYNYIFSALGCSLIIGASVWGLLPFVKKDTKK comes from the exons TTGCGATAGCGGAGTGCGAGGGCAGAGATGAAGAATACGAGTACGTTCCGCCGGAcggggggtgggggtggttggTGCTGGGAGGCACAGTGCTTATCAATCTCCTTATACCCGGAACGATAAAATCTTTCGGCGTCCTGTTCATAGAGTTCCTTGAGATTTTCAATGCTTCGGCTGTGGCTGCGTCATGGATACCTGCTCTTTGCTACTTCCTTTACTGCTCTTTAG GACCATTGGCCAGCTACTTATCTGGAAAATTGGGCTACAGAACTGTTACCTTGATTGGAGGAACATGCGCTGGATTGGGCATGATTCTCAGCTTTTTTGCCAACTCTATCACCTATTTATATGTTAG GGGTGCAGTGCTGATAATGGGGGGCCTTACATTGAACGTGTGGGTCGGTGCCATGTTGTACGAGCCAGTTCAGTATCACCTCAAAAAAGTACGCAAACAACAACCTCAATTGGACGCTGACGATCAACTCAACAAGAATCTGGAATTGGAAGATAACGCATTCCCCGATGTGGTAATACTAGATACCGTTGGGGTCGATGAAGTTGATGCCAAGATCCTGGATTCACCCGAGAGTCTTGTACTTGGCGACACTTTCAAAGATGTCAATCAACCTCTGTTGAATGTTGAAAGTTGTAACCAACTCAACCGCAAAATCAGTCCCACTTCAAACCTCGGGAAATCTGTGTTCAGTATTGGCAGCACAGGACATCTCACTAGGAAAATTGGATCATGTTCGACTATCGGCGGTAGACCTGGTATGATAGTGGGGAGTACTGGCCAGATATCTAGAAAACCAAGCATCATTTCTCGTCAAATGCCTCGGGTAGGAAGCGCTACTCAAATGAGCCGAAAGATCAGTGTTATATCCAACGTTTCAACCTCATCTTTCAGATATGTGAGTACCGCGTTTCATGGCAGTACTCTAGTAGGCCTAAATCCTGAGTTTTCTTCACAACTCACCATCAAATCCGTTGCGAAACCGTTTGACTGTTGTGTTTGTTGCAGCGATAAACGATCGACGAAAACTGTTTCACAAACTACAATCAACAAAACGGATCCTAATAGTTTGTCCAGTTTGTTGCGGGATCCAGTCTTCCTCATCATTTTGGTATCGAATGCATCCAACGCTATCGGTTACACGAATTTCACAATCCTACTGCCAGCGTATGCTGTTTCTATGGGCTTTGACAAATCGAAGGCGTCTCTATTACTGTCAGTAGTTGCGGTGTTTGATTTGATAGGTCGAGTTGGAGGATCGGCGTTGTCCGATTGGCTCCCTATTGACAAGAAAGTGTACTTCGTGGGGGGACTTCTAGTTTCTGGGCTGTCTCTGTCTGTGCTTCCATTTGCCAACTCCTATCAAGGAATCTCGGTGTTCTGCGGTATTTTTGGCTTAGCTTCTGGTACTTATGTGGGCATAACTGCTGTGATAATTGTCGATTCGCTTGGGGAGGATCGACTGGCATCTTCTTATGGTATATCGTTGTTTGTTAATGGAGTACTACAATTGATAGGACCTCCACTGTGTGGAGCTGCATATGAAAAGATGGGCTCCTACAATTACATATTCAGCGCTTTGGGCTGTTCGCTTATTATTGGAGCCAGTGTATGGGGATTGCTGCCTTTTGTCAAGAAAGACACAAAGAAATga